TATTCTGGTTTTGCCATGAAGACGCGTTTTATCCAATTTCGTAAAACGCAGCTATTGGCTCGCCGACAACCATCGCTAACCAATATGCGGTTATCCAATGAGTAGGTTTCTGCTTCAACTTCGGTTAGATACCCGTCAAAGCTACGCCGACTTCGCCAACAACAAAGATCTCTGGCAATTAACAGCACGCGCCGCCATTTCCGTGATGATCGCGGGCTTCCTTGCCATGTGGCTGCAGACTGATCAGCCCTACTGGGCAGGTATGACAGCCTTCATTACCACCGAAGCCACGGTAGGCAGCACACTCAACAAATGCCTTGAGCGTATCATCGGCACCTACATCGGCGCGGCAACGGGCTTGGTAATGATTGTTCTGTTTATCAGCCATCCACCCATCTACTTATTATCGTTATTCTTAGTGGGTGCTATCGGTATCTATGTCGCCGCCATTCGACAAACACATTTGTATGCATGGTTGCTGGGCTATCTGACCGCGTTCATGGTGATGCTGGGCAGCCTTGCGGACCCAACACCTCATAACCTGATAGTCGTTGCTTTCTTCCGCAGCCTCGAAGTCACAATTGGCATTGTAACCAGCACGCTTGTTGGCCTGGTTTTATTCCCTAAGCGCGCACAAACATTATTTAATCAGGTATTGAGCGATAGCTTATCCGATATTCTAGAGCTGCTGGCATTGTCTGAAACACTGTTTGAGAAACACGATGATGACGCCTTAGCTGAATTTCAAACCGTCAGAGATCGATTAGTAAAGAACCGAAGTCGACTCGAGAAACTCATTGATCATGCATCCCATGAAAGCCGCTTCTCTCCTTCCAAACGACGAGCAAATCAAACACTGATCAACGCTAATGATCTGTTAGAAACACTAGTAGCGACCTTTCGACAAACGTTCAGCGTATCAGCGTCTGCGAAGTTTAGTGGTAGTGATGCCGAGGCCATCAAACAATTGTGTCAGCTTTGGCGTCAGAGCGTGCAACGATATCAACTTCAACTTGAGCAACAGCAAACACTCTGCGCTGATCAGGAGTTACAACACAACATCGATATTACCTATCAACACGTGTTTACAATCTGCCTCGAAAAAGCCGAGAGTAGCTCGGCCATACATTGGTTGACGATCAGCAAAAATTTGCGGCTTATCTGTATACAAATACAACAATTTACGATCATTAAACCTGAAGGAAAACCCGCTCATCACCACTTGAACTATGTCGAAAAAATCAAACGCCTGTTTCGAAATCTGCAAGACGACAGCTACCTGATTGCCTATGCCGCAACAAGCGCAGTCGCTGTTCTTTTTACGCCAATGCTCTGGCTATACTTCAACTTGCCGGGCTATTCGCAAGTGGCCGTGTCTATCGGCGTTGTGGTTGGGCTACAGCCCGATGCGACGAGCTTTAAAGGGTTTCTTCGCTTCATCGGTTGTTTTGCTGGGGCGGCGCTCGCCGTATTACTGTTGGGCTTCAACATTGATAATTTCGCGCTACTACTGCTTAGCCAGGCCGCAGTGACGGTGATTTGCTGCCCGCTTCACTTCGCGAACTCCAAGTCATCCTATGCAGCAGGTCAGGCGGTTTATGTGTTTATCGTCGGCACCATCAACTCTCTCTATCCAACAGAATCCCTAGCACCAACCATCGAGCGTTTAGGCGGCATCCTCCTCGGCGCTCTGGCGATTGTTGCATTCCAATGGCTATTCTGGCGCTATGAACCACGCAAAGACCTACGCCATCGATTACTCCAGATCGTGCGCCATACTCAGCCGCTGTGCGAAGATGTTCTGGCCTCAGTTCATGCAACGTCCAAAGATGAACTGCCATCGCCGCACAAAGCTATGGGTGCATTGCGTCGGGCCGGAGGAAACCTAACCACGATGAATCCTGACGGGCTTAGCGATGAAGAACAACGTCTGAAACAAGCAATTTACGATGAAGGCCTTCTCTTCTACCACAACTACTATGGCTACATACTTCTTCAGCAAGAGCTTTTACACGCAACGACGCAAGCACCCGAAGATACGTGGGCAATTCAATCGTTTCAACACATGGCGATGTTGCAAGAAGATTGCCGTTCAATACTGAACAATACGACACAAAGCTCATCAGCCAACAACGACCTTGCTTTGGACTTTATAAGGGACGTTAGAAGATATTTGACGACAACAACATGGCAATTGACCCAGCAAAACAGGCTTCACCAATCGGTTATGCAGCACAATATGCTGACCCATTTATACCGCATGACACAATCCTACGAAGAGTTACGGGCGCTGGGTTGCATTGACATCAAACGTCGCGAGCCGTTATCCGCCGATCTGTAAATATATTTCGCATTCGGTTTTTGTAGAGGGTTGGGGCATAATGACGCCCATTTCTATAATAAACAAAAAGCCTTTGTCATGTCTGATTCCCAGAGCCCTGGTCTGAATGCACTCGTTGCAGAAGCACGTCAGCTAATCGATTTTTGTGTTGAAAACACAGCGCCAGAGAATGCACTCCTCGACGCGGCACAAACGCTAGCGGCATTGAATAAACAGCTATCGACCTTTCACGGAACACATACCGGGAAAGAACGTCCGCACAAGAACTTCAATTTCGCGATTGCTAAGCAGACACCACAAGATATCTTGCCCTACAGCCCCATCACAGGCGAGTTCAACCCGATTGCACCGCCAGTGCAAGTCAACTTCGATGAAAACGAGCAAGTACTCTCAGGTACAGTTATTTGTGGCAGAGCCTACGAAGGTCCGCCGCACTGCGTCCATGGTGCCGTAATTGCGGGTATCTATGACCAGTTATTGGCCATGGCCAGCGCCTGCTGCGAAAAGGCCGGCCCAACGGCTTACCTAACAACAAACTTCAAGCGCCCAACACCGCTTTACACAGAAATCACCTTCAGTGCCTGGGTCGCCAAAGCTGAAGGACGAAAAATCACCATCAAGGGCCAGTGCGTTGCTGATGGCGAAATTCTTAGCGATGCAGAAGCGTTGTTTATTGCACACCAAGGCTGATAAAAGGGTCGATATGCGTTTTCTGACATCCTGCCTGCTGGCTACACTCGCCTCCCCGCTCACCGCATTACATTCTGCAGAGCTCGAAACAACCCTCGTCAGCGCCAAACGTACAGAAGAAAAAACCAGCGGCGGTCGAAGCATCTCTGCCGTTGAAAATATTGCTGAAACGCAGACCGTACATATCAGCGAAGTTTTGTCTCGTGTACCGGCAACTTGGATCAGCCGCGGCAATGGTCAGGAAAGCCTGATCAGCATCCGTTCACCGGTATTTACTGGGCCTGGGTCTTGTGCCGAATTTCTCGTTACTGAGGATAATCTACCAGTTCGTCCGCCAGCGTTTTGTAACGTTAATCAGCTGTTTGATGTCAACTTTGAGCAGGCCGAACGTATTGAAGTACTGCGTGGGCCGGGTACGGTTGTACACGGAGCCGGCGCGGTTCATGGTGTTATTAATGTTATCTCCCCAGATTTTACTGAAGATCCTTTTGGTGCTGTGTCATTAGATTACGGCACTAACGGATATGGAAAAGTCGCATTGGATTACCGTCAGCAAGACTGGCTGATTCAAGGCAACGCCATTCACGATAGCGGCTATAAACACAACAGTGGTTTCGACCAACAGAAAGTGCGCTTTAAAGCCCAACAAGAAAGCGAACTATGGCAATTTACACATAACATCAGCGCCACCAATCTTGAGCAAGAAACCGCAACCTATGTGGTCGGCAGCAACGCTTACAAAGATCCGAACCGTAAACGTGAGAACCCTAACCCAGAAGCCTATCGTAACGCCTGGAGCTTTCGTTATTCGGTAGATTTAGAACATCAGCCCAACGAAAATAGTAACCTGCTAATTACACCCTATATCCGCGCCAACGGTATGGATTTTATGTTACATTTTTTGCCGGGTAACCCCGTCGAAGAAAGCCAGCAAATTGGCGGTGGTCTGCAGTCTATCTTCATCCGCCCTTACCGCGATAACGTGCAACTCATCAGCGGCTTCGACCTAGATATCACTGCGGGCTCAACACGTCAGTACCAAAAATCTGCTGCGGGGCCTATCTTCCCAGCGGGCGAACACTATAACTATGACGCCACGGTATACACAGCTGCATGGTTTGCGGAAGCAGAAATCAACCTAGACGACATCTGGCTGCTGACCATTGGCGCCCGCCTCGCAAATTCATGGTATGACTACCACAATAACTTATCCGTTGGCTCAGCTTGCGACCCGAGTGTTAGCAACTGCCGCTATTACCGCCCTGCCAGTGATATGTTGTCATTTTTCAACTGGCAACCCGAATTCACAGCCCAATACCAATACGTGCAAAATCACTTTAGCTACCTAACCCTGGTACGTGGCTATCGCCCGCCACACACCGCAGAATTATTTCGTTTGGAGCAGGGGCAACAGATTGCCGGCATCAAATCTGTAGTTGCTAACTCGGTTGAGTGGGGGTTCAAAGGAACGGTAAATCCGGTATGGAGTTACCATTTATCCCTCTACTACATGAAGAAAAATAACGTCATTGTTAAAACAGCTGATCGTCAGCAAGTTGACGGTCAACGTACTCAACATCAAGGTGCGGAGTTGACGTTTAATATCAATCTATCGGATATTTTTCTGATAGATGTAGGCATGGCTTACGCCGAGCATCGCTACGATAGCAATGTTCAGGTGTTCAATAGCGGTACGGGAAACATCAAAGGTAATTGGATCGATACGGCCCCCAATTTTATCGGCAGTATGCAACTCACCTGGCTAGCTGACATCAATACCGAGCTGCAACTCGATATCAACCATCTCGGGCCTTACTACTTGGATGCCGAAAACAACTTCCGTTATTCAGGCCATACACTGTTCAATGTATTTTATCAGCAACAACTGCCGGGCAATTGGGCATTGCGCCTCGGGTTAATCAATGCAACCAACGAAGACTATGCAGATCGCGCTGACATCACGGTGATCACGCCGGTAAACCCCGTCGCA
The window above is part of the BD1-7 clade bacterium genome. Proteins encoded here:
- the btuB_2 gene encoding Vitamin B12 transporter BtuB; this translates as MRFLTSCLLATLASPLTALHSAELETTLVSAKRTEEKTSGGRSISAVENIAETQTVHISEVLSRVPATWISRGNGQESLISIRSPVFTGPGSCAEFLVTEDNLPVRPPAFCNVNQLFDVNFEQAERIEVLRGPGTVVHGAGAVHGVINVISPDFTEDPFGAVSLDYGTNGYGKVALDYRQQDWLIQGNAIHDSGYKHNSGFDQQKVRFKAQQESELWQFTHNISATNLEQETATYVVGSNAYKDPNRKRENPNPEAYRNAWSFRYSVDLEHQPNENSNLLITPYIRANGMDFMLHFLPGNPVEESQQIGGGLQSIFIRPYRDNVQLISGFDLDITAGSTRQYQKSAAGPIFPAGEHYNYDATVYTAAWFAEAEINLDDIWLLTIGARLANSWYDYHNNLSVGSACDPSVSNCRYYRPASDMLSFFNWQPEFTAQYQYVQNHFSYLTLVRGYRPPHTAELFRLEQGQQIAGIKSVVANSVEWGFKGTVNPVWSYHLSLYYMKKNNVIVKTADRQQVDGQRTQHQGAELTFNINLSDIFLIDVGMAYAEHRYDSNVQVFNSGTGNIKGNWIDTAPNFIGSMQLTWLADINTELQLDINHLGPYYLDAENNFRYSGHTLFNVFYQQQLPGNWALRLGLINATNEDYADRADITVITPVNPVAQERYFIGEPRNVRIGISKTF
- the aaeB_4 gene encoding p-hydroxybenzoic acid efflux pump subunit AaeB, coding for MSRFLLQLRLDTRQSYADFANNKDLWQLTARAAISVMIAGFLAMWLQTDQPYWAGMTAFITTEATVGSTLNKCLERIIGTYIGAATGLVMIVLFISHPPIYLLSLFLVGAIGIYVAAIRQTHLYAWLLGYLTAFMVMLGSLADPTPHNLIVVAFFRSLEVTIGIVTSTLVGLVLFPKRAQTLFNQVLSDSLSDILELLALSETLFEKHDDDALAEFQTVRDRLVKNRSRLEKLIDHASHESRFSPSKRRANQTLINANDLLETLVATFRQTFSVSASAKFSGSDAEAIKQLCQLWRQSVQRYQLQLEQQQTLCADQELQHNIDITYQHVFTICLEKAESSSAIHWLTISKNLRLICIQIQQFTIIKPEGKPAHHHLNYVEKIKRLFRNLQDDSYLIAYAATSAVAVLFTPMLWLYFNLPGYSQVAVSIGVVVGLQPDATSFKGFLRFIGCFAGAALAVLLLGFNIDNFALLLLSQAAVTVICCPLHFANSKSSYAAGQAVYVFIVGTINSLYPTESLAPTIERLGGILLGALAIVAFQWLFWRYEPRKDLRHRLLQIVRHTQPLCEDVLASVHATSKDELPSPHKAMGALRRAGGNLTTMNPDGLSDEEQRLKQAIYDEGLLFYHNYYGYILLQQELLHATTQAPEDTWAIQSFQHMAMLQEDCRSILNNTTQSSSANNDLALDFIRDVRRYLTTTTWQLTQQNRLHQSVMQHNMLTHLYRMTQSYEELRALGCIDIKRREPLSADL